In the genome of Podarcis raffonei isolate rPodRaf1 chromosome 17, rPodRaf1.pri, whole genome shotgun sequence, one region contains:
- the KDM4C gene encoding lysine-specific demethylase 4C isoform X2 produces the protein MAAQSLDPPPNPSCKIMTFRPTMDEFRDFNKYLAYMESKGAHRAGLAKVIPPKEWKPRKCYDDIDSLIIPAPIQQMVTGQSGLFTQYNIQKKPMTVKEFRQLANSDKYCTPRHLDYEDLERKYWKNLTFVAPIYGADINGSIYSENVNEWNIAHLNTILDVVEEDCGISIEGVNTPYLYFGMWKTTFAWHTEDMDLYSINYLHFGEPKSWQVNSLGKSIFQNVYWILKVKGEEQAFVSGHCM, from the exons ATGGCTGCTCAATCCTTGGACCCTCCTCCAAACCCAAGCTGTAAAATCATGACTTTTCGGCCTACAATGGATGAGTTCAGGGACTTTAATAAGTACTTGGCTTACATGGAATCAAAAGGTGCTCATCGTGCTGGGCTGGCAAAG GTGATTCCCCCCAAGGAGTGGAAGCCAAGAAAATGCTATGATGACATTGATTCTCTGATTATACCAGCTCCAATTCAACAGATGGTTACTGGGCAATCAGGGCTCTTCACTCAGTACAACATTCAGAAAAAGCCAATGACTGTGAAGGAGTTTCGGCAACTTGCCAACAGTGACAA ATATTGTACCCCAAGACATTTAGACTATGaagacttggagcgcaaatactggaaaaatctaacttttgtgGCACCGATCTATGGAGCTGATATTAACGGAAGCATATATAGTGAG AATGTTAACGAATGGAATATCGCTCATCTTAATACTATACTGGATGTCGTAGAAGAAGACTGCGGAATTTCAATTGAGGGAGTCAACACCCCATATCTGTATTTTGGCATGTGGAAGACAACGTTTGCATGGCATACTGAAGATATGGATCTCTACAGCATTAATTACCTCCACTTTGGGGAACCGAAATCCTGGCAAGTTAACTCTTTAGGAAAATCAATTTTCCAAAATGTTTATTGGATTCTGAAGGTTAAAGGAGAAGAGCAGGCATTTGTTTCAGGGCACTGTATGTGA